Below is a window of Chiloscyllium punctatum isolate Juve2018m chromosome 49, sChiPun1.3, whole genome shotgun sequence DNA.
TTGGGACAAACGGGATTGGGATGGTCGGGATTAGGACGGCCAGGATTGGGACGGTGATCTGCTTGTTCTTGGCTGGCACAGTCTGGACAGGCTGATAGGCCTGTTCCTGTTTTGTAACCCTCTCTGATTCCATTAGCATTCATCAGTAGAGACTCATAGCATCAAATAGAGTTAAGATTTTGTACGTGATCtaacattttaaaattttgtttcttttgaaagGTCAAGTTGGGAGCTGCCTGATCTAAGAGAAGGGAATATTTTGGCAATAAGTGACTCTGATGGAGTGAACTACCCTTGGTACGGGAACACCACGGAAACCCACACCATAGTGGGGCCCACCAAAAGGGAGGTGCGCTTTACGGTCAGCATGAACGATAACTTCTACCCCAGTGTGACATGGGCTGTGCCAGTCAGCAGGTCGAACACCCCCCAGCTCACCAGCATCATGAGGGACCAAAGCTTCACCACGTGGCTGGTGGCCTCCAACATGGGCACGGGTGAAATCATCATCCTGCAGACCATCAAGTGGAGGATGAAGCTTCACATCGCTGTGGATCCCAGCAAAGCACTGGGGGAGCGGGCCGTGCTGCTGGAGCCCATCGAGCAGGAGACCCCCTTGATCCTCAACAGGAACGAGCCCATTGCCCCCAACGCCCTGAGGAAACCGAACGCCAACGATGCCCAGGTCTTAATGTGGCGGCCCACTGGAGGGCAGCCCGAAGTGGTCATCCCCCCGAAAATCTGACAGGCGCCACAATCGCTAGCAAATGATTCGACTCACGTCGGACATCACGGAGAGGGCAgcggtggggtgggggcggtaaTAGAGGTCCCCAAAGCGACACGCCTTGACGCACACAAATACAACCATTCTACCTTGACCTGGAAACGGTTGTCGGGGTGTTGCGGAGACCGTCACTGTGCTGCAACACGATTGGTTAACTCAGCTCAAACAAAAGGCCATCGCACTGTGGGATCAGCTCATCACAAAGAGTCTTCCTCTGCCCCGTCTGCTCTCTTCAACAACGCACTGCACAACCCCACAAAACTTCacttcaaaatcctgtctgaaaCTGGAACTGCACTTGAACATGAACCTTTGCGATTTTAtttggtttttttttgtaaaagacAAACCTCTTCTTGCCATGCTGCCTTAAGTTAGCGAAAACATCTCATTGCAAATGTTTGCCTTAAGAAAAAAGTGGGTCAAAGCATTTCATCGTGAGCTTAGACTGAACGTTGTCTCTTTAATAAGCTGCAATATACAACTGCAAACCAGCCTGTTTCATCTCCAGACTGTTTTCTCACATGTAACCCTGAATTGTTTCAGTATAAACAGGGAGGTTGCACAAAACAGGGGAATCTCGTCAATATCATTATCACTTCAGAATTTTAATGAATGGTGACCATAGCAACATAGATAATAGGACATttaataggccatttggcccctcgaacctgctccCTTATTCATCATGACCATGTCCACGGGTTTCAACTAAATGCTCGACTCGGTCAAACTGAAATTCACCTCAGTTGTCCAAACTCAGCGTTACTAATCTCTGGAGGATGACTGAGTTGTTGTTTAGAGTAGTAATTTTTCCATTTACACAAAGCTACCACTGTTTCAAAGTTCTGTGCTACAGCTGGGTAGTTACCAGTTAATGAGTcccaactctcactctctctctccctccctcccccagggATCTGGATGGTGACCTTTCCAACCCCAGGTGCCTGGGGCTGAGTTGGAAGACCATACTTGTGCACACACACATGACCAGACGGACTGAATGTCCCCCCTCCCACACAGTTACCGCAGGAGTGTCTGCTGGGttttgtttgtatttgtgtgtgcacTTTCCTGGATTAGATTTTTACTGTCCCCACCTCCCCACATCCTAATCATAAAATGGGCATCATTCACAAACtaggaagcagaccattcagctcacACACTGTTCATGCACACCATGCGGGTCTCCCCTATTTCACACCATCAGCATAACCACCTATATCTTTATacctcatgcatttatccaactTGCCCATAAATACATCGACGCGATTCAGTGCAACGATTCCCCTGTGGTGGCAGGTTCCACATTCTAACTCTCTCTGGGGGAAAGGTGTTTCTTCTGACTTTCTGATCGGATAGATTAGTGACTGTTAAGGGACGTGGAAacatctctgactttctctgcaCTATTGGACCCCTCGTCAGTTTTAAAGATCTCCATCAGGTCGCCCGTCTGACACTGCACTGACAGGAGAACCTTCATTGAGGGACTTAAAGTCCCCATGTGTCATGGACAATGTGACCAGACCAAAACCAGTTCTGAGGCATCAAGTGATAGCTAGTCTGTCACAGGTAAGATACTCAGCATATTTTGTTTCTGAGACGGAGGTCTCCCATGTGTCAGATTGTGTAGCTAATGATGTAATGCATCAAGAATTGTGTCTCTGTGCTGCTCCCCTCATTATGCACCAAGGAGACAAACAGTATTAAGGGTTAATCAAGTCAATAATGTTATTTATTGAATCTTGTGGCTGTAAAATTTTTGCAAATGATTTCGAGTTGGGTGTGTGGAGGATGTTGCTAATACTGTGATACACTGCAACACTCACGCCCTGACATTGAGTCTAGGATGGGTCTGTTTTCATCTGAAGCTGTGAAAACTGCACAACAAAACAAAGGAAAATGCTCTTTGAAAGAgataattaaaaaaaaggaaaaacagaagTCTCTGGGCTCTCACTAATGGTCACCAGTATTTCCTCACTGCACAGTTGAGATgggtttgaattgaattgaactgaattgaatttattgtcacgtgtactgaggcacggtgaaaagctttgtctcgcGAACAATgtaggcagatcacagagttaagttgcatagatagtaaataataggtaaacagcggcaaaaacaatgACACAGGTACAGGCCAATGTtaggagtttgtgagtccattcagtatcccaacaacagtagagtagaaactgtttcgaaaccagctggtgtgtgtgtgtaccttctccccgatggtagaggttggagaaaaacattgtcagggtgggatggatctttgagaatgctggcggcctttccttacagcgggcctgggagatggattctacagatgggaggttggcctttgtgattgtccgggccgagttcacccactctctgtaaccgtctctgatcttgaatggtacagttgccataccaggtagggAAAcagccagacagaatgctctcgatggcgcacttataaaagttggcaagggtattcaccgtcatgccaaatgtcctcaactgcctgaggaagaaaagatgttgttgggcctttgtaaccagtgtgccGACACGAAGAGTCTGTTTGAAGTGAAAAAGTAACAATTATCTGGGTTCAACAACAAAGTCAGTCTCCCGCAGCAACTGCCCATTTATATCCAGGGAGACAGTTACACGGCAGTGACGTGGCCAGCCTGGGAAGCCAGCAGATACTGTTCCGGagccatgggttcaaatcccagctgCAAAAGGCAAGCTCTTCTCTGTGAACAGTAATCGTTATAAAAATTCCACCTGCTCAATtaaaatcattgaatccctacagtgtggaagcaggccatttggtccagcactgacccccccctcattTCCCCATGGCtatcccacctaacctgcacataatgggcaatttcccatggccaatccaccctgacctgcacagctttggattgtgggaggaaacccacgcagacacggggaaaacgtgcaaactccacacggacagtcgcctgagctggaatcgaacccaggtccctggcgctgtggggtagcagtgctaaccattgagccaccgtgctcttCCTTCAGAGAATCAAAGCTGCTGTCCTTACTCagtctagtctacatgtgactccagacccacctagtgggccggggggtgggggggatgggaataggcaacaaatgctggaccTGCCAACAACAACACCTCAAAGTTAGCACCCTCCAAGGAGTTTCACTGTTGGGTTAGATCCTAGAGATTAGAATAGCAGAAGCTGGGTTTTATTCAGGGAAAGAGGGAAGGGTGAGAAAAGATGGAGGTTTAGGGGATATATTCCAGCCTGCCAGTGGTGTGATTTGAATGAAGGAtaatcaagagagagagagagagagtcagagggacgCGGAGATGGCTGGCTTCAGGAGTAAGAAGGGGAGGCCACACAAAGCTGTTTGAGAAGAAGGATGCGAGTTTTAAGGGGGATAGGTAAGTGGGTGACAAGTGAATGGGACTTGGTGCTGTTTAGGCGATGGGTAAAGAGAGTAAGCCAGGGGTAGGGAACCATATAAAGCAGGAGGCCATATAAACGCATGAATCAGGAGAAGGAGAAAACCACAAGGTCGCTCTCGCTTGCTGCACCAATTGACAGGATGATGGCGGACCTGATCGCAGCCCCAACATTCCAGTTACCCCTGTAACCTTTCACCTCCTCGTCAGTCCATTTCGATTTAAAATATTCCACAGCCCTGCCTCAGCTACAATCTGGTGAAGGCACAGGGGCCACTACTCCCTGAGAATTAAAAAAAAcgctggaaattagaaacaacaTCCAgaatcactggagaaactcagcaggtctggctgcatctgtggagagggaaagcagagttaatgtttcaggcccaGCGACCCTTCTTCAGTGTCCCTCAGGGAAAACATTTCGAACCACAaggagaaacatcctttcagcaccCTCTCTGTCTTAGTGGTGGCTTTCAATGAAACTACCATCGAGCCGATCCTTTGGAAAGGGAAATCTGTCACCGTTAAAGACCAGTgagacacaggagcaggaggaggccattcagcccatcgagtctgctccaccattcaatgagctcgtgtttgatctgataatcctcaactccactttgttACCTTTTCCCCATGATTCCCTTACTGCTTAAAGATgtttgtctcagccttgaataccctgATTGACCCAGCCCTCTGCGgtagagaatttcacagattcactcccctttCGGagtagaaattcctcctcatctccatcttaaatgggggAGCCCTTATTCTGAAAGATGCCCTATGCTCCTAGACCTTCCCAAAGGGGAAACAAACTCTCCGTGTCTCCCCTGTCCAACTGCTGAAGAATCTTGTGAGTTTCAATAAGGAAATGACCCTAAGAAACTCAAGGCATATAAACAGAAAGTGGGCTACACtatcagtgcttcatccagaggctcactgaagatgttacccagtatggtgacgaaacgtctgaaaatgaaccttccagctcagcgagcaaacctacatccagtctcctctcattcttttaaactccaacaGGTACTGGCTCCAACCAATTAACCTCTCCTCATGAGGCAGTCCCTCCATCCCTGGGAATCAGAGAGTGAACTTCTCTGGACTGCCCCCAACCCTGTATACCTTCCCTTTTCGACAAGCTGTGaatacagacccacagcaaagtgactGACTTTTAACTACCcacaaagtgggggggggggggggaagggggtgcgGGGGACATCGCTGGCCTTCCCAGTGAGATCTGAAAGTATCCCATAAGGGAGGGGAAAGAAAGCCTTGTCTGGTTTTGCCCACGTGGCTGTTAATTTTCCCCGAGATGATGCCCCCCAATCACTGATGTTACACTGACTGGCCTGTGAATCCTGGGTACACCCTGTGCTGCCATTTTACAGATGAGTTCGTAACACGCTGAGTTTAAGCTGCTCCCCTGTATCTGGAGAGCATCGGGATGTTGTGGGTAGCATCTCCTCAACTTGCCACCTTCATTTCCCTCACCTGCCCTGCTGAGGATTACTGTTACTGTTTATCCATGTCATTCAATCTCAGCTGAAAGCCAAGTTTAATGACAGCTAGGGAATAAGCCTTGAAAAATTTGAGCTCCCACAATTCAAACTGTAATCTACTTCAGAAAACCCTGAAAACTTGGCAGATTCTCCCAAAACgttttctgagacacactgcaaaAACGCCAATGCTGTCCACATGTAATGACTCGTTAACATTAACTCCAATGCTTTATTTGGAACAGGGGGGTTACTGAGCAGAACATGAAGTGACAGAACAATCGTTATCAATCGGTTGTCATGGGAGCAGCTAATTGACTTTGTCATCACAATCCCAGCGGCTGAATGGTTTACGCTGGCTGCTTGGATTCAGATTCCACACAACACTCGTAtggcagtgctgagggtgtgccacactgtcagaggaactgATCCCCAGGACGTGACGTTCAGCTGACGGCATCTGCTCTTTCAATGGATGGAAATCATAAACAAAACCAGAAGAGCAAGGGTCCTCCTCGTGAGGTCCTGGTATCAATATTTATCATTCAATCAATGTCACCAGAACAGATTATCACACCATTTACCTCTCTGCTGTTGGTAGGATACGCCAGACCATAACCATCATGGCTAATCTCATAatgctcaactccacttccctgccttttccccataactcttgattcccttacagattaaaaatctgtctgtctcagccctGACTACACTTAATGACCCAGCTCCAACAGCTCACTGCGATAAAGAACGCCAAATAGATGCACagcttcagtccaacccatcgtgctgaccagatatcccaacccaatttagtcccacctgccagcacccggcccatatccctccaaacccttcctattcatatatccatccagatgcctcttaaatgttgcaattgtaccagcctccaccacttcctctggcagctcgttccatacacgcaccatcctgtgtgtgaaaaagttgcccattgaTTCCTTCACATCGTGACTCCttactctgagatgatgccctctggtcctagactctccgcCAACCTCtctgcaccttcccctgtcatGTCCCTGAAGAACcttgagtacaggcc
It encodes the following:
- the fam78ab gene encoding protein FAM78A codes for the protein MFRPGGCLLLTLCLSLLLPAAAAMGCISSLVCKPRVCRESICLKELSATIDANPTVIDESSDIVLRYRTPYFRATARVCVPPILRAETWVVGWIQACNYMEFYNTYGELGMSSWELPDLREGNILAISDSDGVNYPWYGNTTETHTIVGPTKREVRFTVSMNDNFYPSVTWAVPVSRSNTPQLTSIMRDQSFTTWLVASNMGTGEIIILQTIKWRMKLHIAVDPSKALGERAVLLEPIEQETPLILNRNEPIAPNALRKPNANDAQVLMWRPTGGQPEVVIPPKI